One part of the Solanum dulcamara chromosome 8, daSolDulc1.2, whole genome shotgun sequence genome encodes these proteins:
- the LOC129901266 gene encoding uncharacterized protein LOC129901266 isoform X2 → MSCEQKDKSMAEVYDEYVRSKVCERVAIQIPQDESSSGITEESAHAKQWRRPNLFVEIPSKSSDASNQESVQVKMLSTPTPTPKRVNFLLTPSPNSRANASPSPSSCRGKSSIKNLLSRLSFKLRNMNSNTEKATLPDSDTSAMVLQEKMSISRSWSFTKLFTPHVKRTSSLPVTPIDHSNPESASGSISRAVTFGPKEKQLHISRSLSLPVINKERRTRRVESFFRVIASTPHGKDGNSTVPATPPAKLSDDVPNGEDIPEEEAVCRICLVELCEGGETLKMECSCKGELALAHQECAYKWFSVKGNRTCDVCKQEVRNLPVTLRRLQSANVGSNSFQHLEINGYRVSQELPILVIVSMLAYFCFLEQLLVGSMGTGAIAISVPFSCVLGLLSSLASSTMVKRRFVWVYASIQFVLVVFFAHMFYSLVHVQAVLSILLSTFAGLGVAMCGCSILIEFFRWKRRRQASLDQQQQNPQLNQTETSSHISTRQDYQADIENPRTFSGS, encoded by the exons ATGAGCTGTGAACAGAAGGATAAATCAATGGCTGAGGTGTATGATGAATATGTTAGAAGTAAAGTTTGTGAAAGAGTTGCCATTCAAATTCCTCAG GACGAAAGTTCCTCAGGGATTACTGAAGAAAGTGCACATGCTAAGCAATGGAGGAGACCAAATCTATTCGTGGAGATACCTTCCAAATCATCGGATGCCTCTAATCAAGAGTCTGTGCAAGTTAAAATGCTTTCAACACCAACGCCTACACCAAAAAGGGTGAATTTCCTTTTGACGCCTAGTCCTAATTCTAGAGCAAACGCTTCTCCTAGTCCCTCCTCTTGCAGAGGCAAATCATCCATCAAGAATCTTTTGTCAAGACTAAGCTTCAAATTGCGTAATATGAATTCAAATACAGAAAAGGCAACCTTACCAGATTCAGATACTTCTGCCATGGTGCTACAAGAGAAGATGTCCATATCAAGGTCATGGTCATTCACTAAATTATTTACACCACACGTGAAAAGAACGTCATCTTTACCCGTTACACCAATTGATCATTCAAATCCAGAGTCTGCTAGTGGAAGTATCAGCAGAGCTGTGACATTTGGT CCAAAAGAAAAACAACTGCACATTTCTCGATCACTTTCTCTACCGGTCATTAACAAAGAACGACGCACTAGGAGAGTTGAATCTTTCTTTCGAGTCATTGCTTCAACTCCTCATGGGAAAGATGGGAACTCCACAGTTCCAGCTACACCACCGGCCAAATTATCTG ATGATGTGCCAAATGGTGAAGATATACCTGAAGAGGAAGCTGTTTGTCGAATTTGTCTGGTTGAATTGTGTGAAGGTGGGGAAACACTCAAGATGGAATGCAGCTGTAAAGGTGAACTTGCTTTGGCTCACCAAGAATGTGCTTACAAATGGTTCAGCGTAAAAGGTAACAGAACATGTGACGTGTGCAAGCAAGAAGTTCGAAACCTGCCTGTTACACTTCGTCGTCTCCAAAGTGCGAATGTGGGATCCAATAGTTTCCAGCACTTGGAAATAAATGGATACAG GGTATCACAGGAACTACCCATTCTTGTCATCGTCAGCATGCTTGCCTACTTTTGCTTTCTTGAGCAGCTTCTG GTCGGGTCAATGGGTACTGGTGCAATAGCAATATCAGTTCCGTTTTCTTGTGTACTAGGTTTGCTTTCGTCTTTGGCGTCTTCAACCATGG TGAAGAGAAGGTTTGTTTGGGTTTATGCATCCATTCAGTTCGTCCTCGTGGTATTCTTTGCTCATATGTTCTACTCCTTG GTTCATGTACAAGCTGTTCTTTCAATTCTTCTCTCAACGTTTGCTGGCTTGGGAGTTGCAATGTGTGGATGTTCCATACTTATTGAGTTCTTTAGATGGAAAAGGCGGAGACAAGCCTCGTTAGATCAACAGCAGCAGAAtccccagctgaatcaaacagAAACATCGTCCCACATAAGTACTCGTCAAGATTATCAAGCGGATATAGAAAATCCGAGGACATTTAGTGGGAGCTAG
- the LOC129901266 gene encoding uncharacterized protein LOC129901266 isoform X1 produces MSCEQKDKSMAEVYDEYVRSKVCERVAIQIPQDESSSGITEESAHAKQWRRPNLFVEIPSKSSDASNQESVQVKMLSTPTPTPKRVNFLLTPSPNSRANASPSPSSCRGKSSIKNLLSRLSFKLRNMNSNTEKATLPDSDTSAMVLQEKMSISRSWSFTKLFTPHVKRTSSLPVTPIDHSNPESASGSISRAVTFGPKEKQLHISRSLSLPVINKERRTRRVESFFRVIASTPHGKDGNSTVPATPPAKLSEDDVPNGEDIPEEEAVCRICLVELCEGGETLKMECSCKGELALAHQECAYKWFSVKGNRTCDVCKQEVRNLPVTLRRLQSANVGSNSFQHLEINGYRVSQELPILVIVSMLAYFCFLEQLLVGSMGTGAIAISVPFSCVLGLLSSLASSTMVKRRFVWVYASIQFVLVVFFAHMFYSLVHVQAVLSILLSTFAGLGVAMCGCSILIEFFRWKRRRQASLDQQQQNPQLNQTETSSHISTRQDYQADIENPRTFSGS; encoded by the exons ATGAGCTGTGAACAGAAGGATAAATCAATGGCTGAGGTGTATGATGAATATGTTAGAAGTAAAGTTTGTGAAAGAGTTGCCATTCAAATTCCTCAG GACGAAAGTTCCTCAGGGATTACTGAAGAAAGTGCACATGCTAAGCAATGGAGGAGACCAAATCTATTCGTGGAGATACCTTCCAAATCATCGGATGCCTCTAATCAAGAGTCTGTGCAAGTTAAAATGCTTTCAACACCAACGCCTACACCAAAAAGGGTGAATTTCCTTTTGACGCCTAGTCCTAATTCTAGAGCAAACGCTTCTCCTAGTCCCTCCTCTTGCAGAGGCAAATCATCCATCAAGAATCTTTTGTCAAGACTAAGCTTCAAATTGCGTAATATGAATTCAAATACAGAAAAGGCAACCTTACCAGATTCAGATACTTCTGCCATGGTGCTACAAGAGAAGATGTCCATATCAAGGTCATGGTCATTCACTAAATTATTTACACCACACGTGAAAAGAACGTCATCTTTACCCGTTACACCAATTGATCATTCAAATCCAGAGTCTGCTAGTGGAAGTATCAGCAGAGCTGTGACATTTGGT CCAAAAGAAAAACAACTGCACATTTCTCGATCACTTTCTCTACCGGTCATTAACAAAGAACGACGCACTAGGAGAGTTGAATCTTTCTTTCGAGTCATTGCTTCAACTCCTCATGGGAAAGATGGGAACTCCACAGTTCCAGCTACACCACCGGCCAAATTATCTG AAGATGATGTGCCAAATGGTGAAGATATACCTGAAGAGGAAGCTGTTTGTCGAATTTGTCTGGTTGAATTGTGTGAAGGTGGGGAAACACTCAAGATGGAATGCAGCTGTAAAGGTGAACTTGCTTTGGCTCACCAAGAATGTGCTTACAAATGGTTCAGCGTAAAAGGTAACAGAACATGTGACGTGTGCAAGCAAGAAGTTCGAAACCTGCCTGTTACACTTCGTCGTCTCCAAAGTGCGAATGTGGGATCCAATAGTTTCCAGCACTTGGAAATAAATGGATACAG GGTATCACAGGAACTACCCATTCTTGTCATCGTCAGCATGCTTGCCTACTTTTGCTTTCTTGAGCAGCTTCTG GTCGGGTCAATGGGTACTGGTGCAATAGCAATATCAGTTCCGTTTTCTTGTGTACTAGGTTTGCTTTCGTCTTTGGCGTCTTCAACCATGG TGAAGAGAAGGTTTGTTTGGGTTTATGCATCCATTCAGTTCGTCCTCGTGGTATTCTTTGCTCATATGTTCTACTCCTTG GTTCATGTACAAGCTGTTCTTTCAATTCTTCTCTCAACGTTTGCTGGCTTGGGAGTTGCAATGTGTGGATGTTCCATACTTATTGAGTTCTTTAGATGGAAAAGGCGGAGACAAGCCTCGTTAGATCAACAGCAGCAGAAtccccagctgaatcaaacagAAACATCGTCCCACATAAGTACTCGTCAAGATTATCAAGCGGATATAGAAAATCCGAGGACATTTAGTGGGAGCTAG
- the LOC129899401 gene encoding uncharacterized protein LOC129899401 isoform X2, with the protein MATVRMFTFTLLFAVLFVQQCTCTDPPASSPSPAPESGADVAYPPVSTAPSPLSNLTSPPAPPPSDLSPDSSPAPSPGNATSKQSPSSAPAPAPNSEVASDISHESEESSKESSGGGMTSGKKAGIAVGVIAAVCFVGLGALVYKKRQQNIQRSQFGRGVAQTEAKNVGALG; encoded by the exons ATGGCGACAGTTCGAATGTTTACCTTCACGCTTCTCTTTGCTGTTTTGTTTGTTCAACAATGTACCTGTACAGATCCGCCGGCAAGTTCACCAAGTCCTGCACCGGAATCTGGCGCTGATGTAGCTTATCCACCGGTGAGTACGGCTCCGTCACCTTTATCAAATCTGACCTCTCCTCCAGCGCCTCCGCCGTCTGATCTATCTCCGGATTCGTCTCCAGCGCCATCACCAGGGAATGCTACTTCGAAACAGTCTCCGTCTTCGGCACCAGCACCGGCTCCGAATTCTGAAGTTGCAAGTGATATAAGCCACGAGAGTGAAGAGTCGTCGAAGGAATCCTCTGGTGGTGGAATGACGAGTGGGAAGAAGGCCGGAATAGCAGTTGGAGTAATCGCCGCCGTTTGTTTTGTAGGTCTCGGTGCATTGGTGTACAAGAAGCGACAACAGAATATCCAACGATCGCAGTTCGG ACGAGGTGTTGCCCAGACGGAAGCAAAAAATGTGGGAGCTCTCGGGTGA
- the LOC129899401 gene encoding uncharacterized protein LOC129899401 isoform X1, with amino-acid sequence MATVRMFTFTLLFAVLFVQQCTCTDPPASSPSPAPESGADVAYPPVSTAPSPLSNLTSPPAPPPSDLSPDSSPAPSPGNATSKQSPSSAPAPAPNSEVASDISHESEESSKESSGGGMTSGKKAGIAVGVIAAVCFVGLGALVYKKRQQNIQRSQFGIFEMHL; translated from the exons ATGGCGACAGTTCGAATGTTTACCTTCACGCTTCTCTTTGCTGTTTTGTTTGTTCAACAATGTACCTGTACAGATCCGCCGGCAAGTTCACCAAGTCCTGCACCGGAATCTGGCGCTGATGTAGCTTATCCACCGGTGAGTACGGCTCCGTCACCTTTATCAAATCTGACCTCTCCTCCAGCGCCTCCGCCGTCTGATCTATCTCCGGATTCGTCTCCAGCGCCATCACCAGGGAATGCTACTTCGAAACAGTCTCCGTCTTCGGCACCAGCACCGGCTCCGAATTCTGAAGTTGCAAGTGATATAAGCCACGAGAGTGAAGAGTCGTCGAAGGAATCCTCTGGTGGTGGAATGACGAGTGGGAAGAAGGCCGGAATAGCAGTTGGAGTAATCGCCGCCGTTTGTTTTGTAGGTCTCGGTGCATTGGTGTACAAGAAGCGACAACAGAATATCCAACGATCGCAGTTCGG TATCTTTGAAATGCATTTGTAG
- the LOC129899401 gene encoding uncharacterized protein LOC129899401 isoform X3, producing MATVRMFTFTLLFAVLFVQQCTCTDPPASSPSPAPESGADVAYPPVSTAPSPLSNLTSPPAPPPSDLSPDSSPAPSPGNATSKQSPSSAPAPAPNSEVASDISHESEESSKESSGGGMTSGKKAGIAVGVIAAVCFVGLGALVYKKRQQNIQRSQFGYDARREIL from the coding sequence ATGGCGACAGTTCGAATGTTTACCTTCACGCTTCTCTTTGCTGTTTTGTTTGTTCAACAATGTACCTGTACAGATCCGCCGGCAAGTTCACCAAGTCCTGCACCGGAATCTGGCGCTGATGTAGCTTATCCACCGGTGAGTACGGCTCCGTCACCTTTATCAAATCTGACCTCTCCTCCAGCGCCTCCGCCGTCTGATCTATCTCCGGATTCGTCTCCAGCGCCATCACCAGGGAATGCTACTTCGAAACAGTCTCCGTCTTCGGCACCAGCACCGGCTCCGAATTCTGAAGTTGCAAGTGATATAAGCCACGAGAGTGAAGAGTCGTCGAAGGAATCCTCTGGTGGTGGAATGACGAGTGGGAAGAAGGCCGGAATAGCAGTTGGAGTAATCGCCGCCGTTTGTTTTGTAGGTCTCGGTGCATTGGTGTACAAGAAGCGACAACAGAATATCCAACGATCGCAGTTCGGGTATGATGCTAGGAGAGAAATTCTTTGA